The Brassica oleracea var. oleracea cultivar TO1000 chromosome C6, BOL, whole genome shotgun sequence genome includes a region encoding these proteins:
- the LOC106300616 gene encoding mitochondrial arginine transporter BAC2 produces MDFWPEFMASSWGREFVAGGFGGVAGIISGYPLDTLRIRQQQSSKSGSAFTILRRMLAVEGPSSLYRGMAAPLASVTFQNAMVFQIYAILSRSFDSSVPMEEPSSYRGVALGGVGTGAVQSLLLSPVELIKIRLQLQQSNSGPISLAKTILRREGLKGIYKGLTITVLRDAPAHGFYFWTYEYVREMLHPGCRKSGEETLRTMLVAGGLAGVSSWVICYPLDVVKTRLQQGGHGAYEGIADCFRKSIAQEGYGVLWRGLGTAVARAFVVNGAIFAAYEVALRCLFTQLTSADVVTRDLSKKPKEDALKIHKE; encoded by the exons ATGGATTTCTGGCCGGAGTTTATGGCGAGCAGCTGGGGAAGGGAGTTCGTCGCCGGTGGATTCGGAGGCGTTGCCGGTATCATTTCCGGCTATCCCTTGGACACGCTGAGAATTCGTCAGCAACAGAGCTCCAAATCCGGATCTGCCTTCACCATTCTCCGCCGGATGCTCGCCGTGGAGGGTCCCTCCTCACTCTACAGAGGCATGGCTGCACCCTTGGCCTCCGTCACCTTTCAG AATGCTATGGTATTCCAGATATATGCAATACTCTCTCGCTCCTTTGATTCCTCTGTTCCCATGGAAGAGCCTTCTTCCTACAGAGGCGTTGCTCTTGGTGGGGTTGGCACTGGCGCTGTGCAGAGCCTCTTGCTTAGCCCCGTCGAGCTCATCAAGATTCGTCTTCAGCTGCAGCAGAGCAACAGCGGTCCCATCAGCTTGGCTAAGACCATCCTTAGGAGAGAAGGGCTAAAGGGGATTTACAAAGGCCTCACCATAACTGTTCTCAGAGATGCTCCAGCTCACGGGTTTTACTTCTGGACTTACGAGTACGTACGAGAAATGCTTCATCCCGGCTGCAGGAAGAGTGGAGAAGAAACTCTTAGGACCATGCTGGTCGCAGGTGGCCTGGCTGGTGTGTCCAGTTGGGTCATTTGCTATCCTCTTGATGTCGTCAAGACCAGGCTTCAACAAGGAGGTCATGGGGCTTACGAGGGCATTGCTGATTGTTTTCGTAAAAGCATCGCACAGGAAGGCTATGGGGTTCTCTGGCGTGGCCTCGGGACTGCAGTTGCCAGGGCCTTTGTTGTTAATGGTGCCATTTTTGCTGCTTATGAGGTTGCCTTGAGGTGTTTATTCACTCAATTGACGTCCGCTGATGTTGTCACAAGAGATTTGAGTAAAAAGCCAAAAGAAGACGCCTTGAAGATTCATAAAGAGTGA
- the LOC106300614 gene encoding glyoxylate/hydroxypyruvate reductase A HPR2, with translation MESIGVLMMCPMSSYLENELQKRFNLIRFWNFQEKSVFLETHRNSIGAVVGNASTGADAELINDLPKLEIISSFSVGIDKIDLGKCKEKGIRVTNTPDVLTEDVADVAISLILTLLRRLCECDRYVRSGKWKYGDFQLTTKFSGKSLGILGLGRIGTAIAKRAEAFSCPVSYYSRRVKPDLGYKYYPTVVELAQNSDILVVACPLTDETRHIVNRNVMDALGAKGVLINIGRGPHVDEQELVNALTEGRLGGAALDVFEQEPHVPEELFGLQNVVLLPHVGSGTVETENAMADLVVANLEAHFAGESLLTPVV, from the exons ATGGAATCAATCGGAGTCCTTATGATGTGCCCTATGTCCTCCTACCTCGAGAACGAGCTTCAGAAGCGCTTCAACCTTATTCGCTTTTGGAATTTCCAGGAGAAATCCGTCTTTCTGGAAACCCATCGGAACTCAATCGGCGCCGTCGTTGGAAACGCTTCTACAGGCGCTGACGCTGAGCTCATCAATGATCTCCCCAAGCTTGAGATCATCTCCAGCTTCAGCGTCGGCATCGATAAGATCGATTTGGGGAAATGCAAGGAAAAAGGGATCCGAGTCACCAACACTCCGGACGTTCTCACCGAAGACGTGGCAGATGTCGCGATTAGCCTAATACTGACTCTCCTCCGACGCTTATGTGAGTGCGATCGCTATGTGAGGAGCGGTAAATGGAAGTATGGAGATTTTCAACTCACTACTAAG TTTAGTGGCAAATCACTAGGCATCCTCGGTCTAGGTAGAATTGGGACTGCCATCGCCAAGAGGGCTGAAGCCTTTAGCTGCCCAGTCAGTTACTACTCTAGAAGAGTGAAGCCTGATTTAGGCTACAAGTATTATCCAACGGTGGTTGAGCTTGCTCAAAACTCAGACATCCTCGTCGTGGCCTGCCCATTGACTGACGAAACCAGACACATTGTGAATCGGAATGTCATGGATGCATTAGGAGCAAAGGGTGTGCTGATAAACATAGGGCGTGGGCCACATGTTGATGAGCAAGAGCTAGTAAATGCTCTAACAGAAGGCCGCCTAGGTGGGGCTGCGCTGGACGTGTTTGAGCAGGAGCCACACGTGCCCGAGGAGCTCTTTGGGCTTCAAAATGTGGTTTTGCTTCCCCACGTTGGGAGTGGCACTGTAGAGACAGAGAATGCCATGGCAGATCTTGTGGTGGCTAACTTGGAAGCGCACTTTGCTGGGGAATCACTTCTGACTCCGGTGGTCTGA